GGTAAAAGCTTGCCAGTGTTGAGCTGGAACCACTCTTCATGGTCAAAGTTTTTGGCACCCGGTAGTGTGCCAGCGCGTGCTGCAGCGGAGTGTTTGTCTTGCCCAAGAAAATAATCCTCTGGGCGCGAGTCGGTGAGCAACAGTTTCTTTTTGCCAGCATTACGCTGGGCGATTAATTCTGCGACTTGGGCAGTGGTTGGAATCTGCCGTTTATCCAAGGTGACTTGAATTTTTGTGGAGGTGATTTTTGGCGTAGCCGTCTCAAGCGGATACTTCAAGGCGCCCCAAGCACCCAGGCCGCCATCCAAGATGGAGATGCGTTGAATGCCAGCGAGTTTCAGTGTCCAGTAAAAACGGGCGGCGCCACCAAAGTCACTGCCGTCAGCACCGGTGTGGGCAATCACAACATAAGTGCTGCGATCAATGCCCCATTGGCTGAGTAATTCGGAGAGTTCTTTATCGGAGATGACTTCTCCAGGGTTTGATTCTGGCCCGCGAATCGACGAGTAGGGTGCAGCAACCGCGCCGGGGATATGGCCGGCTTCGTAATTGGGGGTCTTGCCATCGTTTTGAAATAACTCGCGGATATCCAATACGCGAACGGCCTTACGTTCAATCAGTGTGCGCAATTCTGCTGGCGTGACGATGGGGCTTACGGTTGCCGGGGATTTGGCCTGGGCCACGGGAGTGTGCAGCATTTGTGCGCTGATCAGTCCGATAGCAACGGTCAGGCTCATGAGAATGCGTTGAAAAAACACGGTTATGCTCACTTGAAGGATTGTCTTGTGCCGAAGGCCCGGCAAGAGATCATTAGAATTGGATCGGCAAGGATACGGGAATTTTCATGGCCGTTTTTATCCTTATCTTGATAACGATTTCTCAAATTGGAATATAGGAATGGACGTCGCGATTCTGGGTGGTGGGTGTTTTTGGTGCCTTGAGGCGGTTTATCAAAAGATGCGTGGGGTCCAGTCGGTGACCTCGGGCTATATGGGTGGGCATGTGGCCAACCCCAGTTACGAACAGGTCTGTGGCAAGCAGACTGGCCATGCCGAGGTGGTGCGGGTTGTGTTTGATCCTGCTGTGGTGAGTTACGAAGATCTGTTGGCGGTCTTTTTCACCATTCATGACCCAACCACGCCCAACCGGCAGGGCAATGATGTGGGGCCACAGTACCGCTCGGTGATTTTCGCCACATCGGATGCGCAGATGGCCACGGCTCGGGCAGCGATTGCTGTGTTAAACGGCGGCCCAGCAGCTGCAGATTGCCCCGCAGGCCTGGTGGCACGCTTTGCTGCCATGGCCCCAGGGGTGCCCATCGTGACCGAGTTGATTCAGGTCGGGGCGTCAGGCGAGGTGCCAGGCGAGGTGTCAGACACCCCGGGCAAGGTGTCTGACACCTCGCCTGACATCCCGCCTCAAGCAGTGCCTGACACCTTCTGGCCGGCGGAAGAGGAGCATCACAACTACTTTGAGCGCCACCCCTTCCAGGGCTATTGCCACTTCGTGGTGGCGCCAAAGGTGGTCAAGGCCCAGGCCTATTTTTCAGGGCTTATGCGCGACTAAGTTAGGGTGCCAGCCGCTCAATTGCCCACTGGGCGGGGCCGCCAAGGCCGGGTTGCAGGCGATAGCGGATGCGGTCATGAAGCCTGGACGGCCGCCCCTGCCAGAACTCAAAGGCGCTGGGGCTTAGCCGATACCCACCCCAATGGCTGGGCCGTGGTGGTTCCACCGACTGCTCTGCCGGGAATTTCTCCTGCAGGTTTTGCTGCCGAAGCTCCAGCCACTCTCGATTCGGAATCACTTCGCTCTGGGGCGAGGCCCAGGCGCCGAGTTTGCTGCCCAGGGGCCGCGAGTGGTAGTACTCATCGGACTCTTCGGCGCTGACCTTGGCCACCTTGCCATCAATTCGGACCTGGCGCTCTAGTTCAGGCCAGAAGAACACCAGACTGGCATAGGGATTGGCGGCTAAGCCCTGGCCCTTGCGGCTGTCGTAGTTGGTGAAAAAAGTAACGCCTTGTTCGTCGATGCCCTTGATCAGCACGATTCGGCCGGATGGCCGGCCATCGGGGTCGATCGTGCATAGGGTCATGGCGTTGGGC
The nucleotide sequence above comes from beta proteobacterium MWH-UniP1. Encoded proteins:
- a CDS encoding sulfurtransferase; this translates as MSLTVAIGLISAQMLHTPVAQAKSPATVSPIVTPAELRTLIERKAVRVLDIRELFQNDGKTPNYEAGHIPGAVAAPYSSIRGPESNPGEVISDKELSELLSQWGIDRSTYVVIAHTGADGSDFGGAARFYWTLKLAGIQRISILDGGLGAWGALKYPLETATPKITSTKIQVTLDKRQIPTTAQVAELIAQRNAGKKKLLLTDSRPEDYFLGQDKHSAAARAGTLPGAKNFDHEEWFQLNTGKLLPKAQLESLAKSAGLITSDEVISFCNTGHWSATTWFVLSEILGQPNVRMYPESTIGWSKSRNPMDNEPARGKVLMNQLKDAVSNLKK
- the msrA gene encoding peptide-methionine (S)-S-oxide reductase MsrA, with the protein product MDVAILGGGCFWCLEAVYQKMRGVQSVTSGYMGGHVANPSYEQVCGKQTGHAEVVRVVFDPAVVSYEDLLAVFFTIHDPTTPNRQGNDVGPQYRSVIFATSDAQMATARAAIAVLNGGPAAADCPAGLVARFAAMAPGVPIVTELIQVGASGEVPGEVSDTPGKVSDTSPDIPPQAVPDTFWPAEEEHHNYFERHPFQGYCHFVVAPKVVKAQAYFSGLMRD
- the pdxH gene encoding pyridoxamine 5'-phosphate oxidase, with product MVTPKSNTQRLADLRKDYAQAALDIHDVDPSPKAQFERWFHEAMQAEVLEPNAMTLCTIDPDGRPSGRIVLIKGIDEQGVTFFTNYDSRKGQGLAANPYASLVFFWPELERQVRIDGKVAKVSAEESDEYYHSRPLGSKLGAWASPQSEVIPNREWLELRQQNLQEKFPAEQSVEPPRPSHWGGYRLSPSAFEFWQGRPSRLHDRIRYRLQPGLGGPAQWAIERLAP